In Leptolyngbya sp. 'hensonii', the following are encoded in one genomic region:
- a CDS encoding nitrate ABC transporter ATP-binding protein (This model describes the ATP binding subunits of ATP-binding cassette (ABC) transporters for nitrate transport, or for bicarbonate transport, in bacteria and archaea.) has product MTDPMQTLNTLNLYPPTAINRDPYLVIENVSKVYPTPQGPYIVLDGIDLTVYEGEFISIIGHSGCGKSTLLNMVSGFNRPTHGEVRLENKRITKPGPDRMVVFQNYSLLPWMSAFDNIYLAVDSVWPEKPRAEKVAIVREHLALVGLNDAANKKPKQLSGGMKQRVSIARALALRPKVLILDEPFGALDPITREELQEELLKIWTEHQVTVLMVTHDVDEALLLSDRLVMMTNGPAAKIGEVLQIPFARPRNRSRVMEDPHYYELRNHAMDFLFRRFAHDVD; this is encoded by the coding sequence ATGACTGATCCTATGCAAACCCTGAACACCCTCAACCTGTACCCGCCAACCGCTATCAATCGGGATCCTTACCTGGTGATTGAAAATGTCTCCAAGGTATATCCGACTCCTCAAGGTCCGTATATCGTTCTGGACGGGATCGATCTAACCGTCTATGAGGGAGAATTTATCAGCATTATTGGCCACTCTGGTTGTGGTAAATCGACTCTGCTGAATATGGTTTCTGGGTTCAACCGTCCTACCCATGGGGAAGTGCGCCTGGAAAACAAGCGCATCACTAAGCCAGGCCCCGATCGCATGGTCGTTTTCCAGAATTACTCGCTACTGCCCTGGATGAGTGCTTTCGATAATATCTATCTGGCTGTGGATTCGGTCTGGCCTGAAAAGCCCAGGGCTGAGAAGGTGGCGATCGTGCGGGAGCATCTGGCTCTCGTTGGGCTCAATGATGCAGCGAACAAAAAACCGAAGCAGCTTTCGGGTGGGATGAAGCAACGGGTGTCGATCGCCCGTGCTCTGGCTCTGCGTCCTAAGGTGTTGATTTTGGATGAACCTTTTGGGGCTTTGGACCCGATCACGCGGGAAGAATTGCAGGAAGAGTTGCTGAAAATCTGGACTGAGCATCAGGTGACGGTACTGATGGTGACCCATGATGTGGATGAGGCTCTGCTGCTGTCTGATCGTCTGGTCATGATGACGAATGGCCCTGCGGCGAAAATTGGGGAGGTTTTGCAAATCCCCTTTGCCCGTCCCCGCAACCGCAGTCGGGTCATGGAGGATCCCCATTACTACGAATTGCGAAACCACGCTATGGATTTCCTGTTCCGCCGTTTTGCCCATGATGTGGATTAG